A window of the Brumimicrobium sp. genome harbors these coding sequences:
- a CDS encoding aminoacyl-histidine dipeptidase yields the protein MSDAVRALEPKEIWENFADLNQVPRPSKKEERVIQFMVDYGNKLGLETHRDKIGNVIIKKPATEGMEDRQIVILQSHLDMVTQKNNDKEFDFDTQGIQMLVDGDWVKADGTTLGADNGIGVATIMGILASSTIPHPAIEAMFTIDEETGMTGALELDPSFYEGRILLNLDTEDDDELSIGCAGGLDNNTFYKYEEEDTPAGVSSFKVNLKGLMGGHSGMDIHKGRGNANKLMARFLVDSPVNLHLHEFDGGGLRNAIPREAVAIISVASEDVAKFKDYLKTTLSTFQAEYTPVEKDLTIVLEDTSTPDKMVATYDKNAMLMTLNAVHNGVFKMSLKVADFVETSSSLARVIIKNGEFTTQALLRSGVESTKADVARAIRSTFELLGADVEQTGDYPSWEPNPDSAITKLMRDLYVEKYKEEPKVMACHAGLECGILGGHLHGLDMISFGPNIYGAHSPDERVQISSVQRFWDYLLDVLKAIPTK from the coding sequence ATGTCAGACGCAGTTAGAGCACTTGAACCTAAAGAAATATGGGAAAATTTTGCAGATTTAAACCAAGTTCCAAGACCTAGTAAGAAAGAAGAAAGAGTTATTCAATTCATGGTAGATTATGGAAACAAACTAGGATTGGAAACACATCGAGATAAAATTGGAAACGTAATCATCAAAAAGCCAGCAACAGAAGGAATGGAAGATCGTCAGATAGTTATCCTTCAATCGCATTTGGATATGGTGACTCAAAAGAACAACGACAAAGAATTTGATTTTGACACGCAAGGTATTCAGATGTTAGTGGACGGAGATTGGGTAAAAGCAGATGGAACTACTTTAGGTGCCGATAACGGTATTGGTGTTGCTACCATAATGGGAATTTTGGCAAGTTCTACGATACCTCATCCTGCCATTGAAGCTATGTTTACTATAGACGAAGAAACTGGAATGACAGGAGCTTTAGAATTAGACCCTTCATTTTATGAAGGTAGAATTCTACTAAACCTAGATACTGAAGACGATGACGAATTAAGCATTGGCTGTGCAGGAGGACTAGATAACAATACTTTCTACAAGTATGAAGAAGAAGACACTCCTGCAGGAGTTAGCTCTTTTAAAGTTAATTTAAAAGGTCTAATGGGTGGACACTCAGGAATGGATATCCACAAAGGAAGAGGAAATGCGAATAAATTAATGGCGAGATTTTTAGTTGATTCACCTGTCAATCTTCATTTACATGAATTCGATGGTGGAGGTTTACGAAATGCTATTCCTCGAGAAGCTGTTGCTATTATCTCAGTTGCAAGCGAAGACGTAGCAAAGTTTAAAGACTATCTAAAAACTACCTTAAGCACTTTCCAAGCTGAATACACACCTGTAGAAAAAGATTTAACTATTGTTTTAGAAGATACTTCTACTCCAGATAAAATGGTAGCTACGTATGATAAGAATGCCATGTTAATGACTCTTAATGCTGTACACAACGGTGTTTTTAAAATGAGTTTAAAAGTTGCTGACTTTGTAGAAACTTCTAGTTCATTGGCACGAGTAATCATTAAAAACGGTGAATTTACTACGCAAGCACTACTTAGAAGTGGTGTAGAATCTACTAAAGCAGATGTAGCTAGAGCGATTCGAAGTACCTTTGAACTATTAGGCGCAGATGTAGAACAAACTGGAGATTATCCATCATGGGAACCTAATCCAGATTCTGCAATTACGAAATTAATGCGTGATTTATACGTAGAGAAATATAAAGAAGAACCTAAAGTTATGGCTTGTCACGCTGGTTTAGAATGTGGGATTTTGGGCGGACACTTACATGGCTTAGACATGATTTCATTTGGTCCAAATATATACGGAGCTCACTCTCCAGACGAACGTGTGCAAATTAGCTCTGTACAACGTTTTTGGGATTACTTACTTGATGTATTAAAAGCAATTCCAACAAAATAA
- a CDS encoding T9SS type A sorting domain-containing protein, whose amino-acid sequence MRIKFLKTTTLLLGLGLSMLSFSQTQIGNSNFETWGGVGSGNERPTNWNNMMNGNMCFLCGLGKQQTTWRESTEIRPGTSGQYSVKIKSGSYAGKTINGNMTLGELVAPNTEPLDGYTTTKRANATFNEPFTGKPDSLVMWVKYSVTNNQDSARVSATIHGDYDYRDPANSGSLPYTVARAVKNFQTGNVWKRLSIPFNYVGPATTPYYILVNIASSYAPGVGVVGATLFADDLELIYNPPIVVKSPSVQNLIENQVGTTLTELEISHVYGTATSREWKYATTSGGPYTSFSPTETGATYTPQFATEGTYYVVCVGNFGGTEYTSNEVQINVVPFSNSIAPTLTQNLEENELGDDLTVTETPTANSREWKYATTSGGPYTSFSPSQMGTIYTPMFVSAGTYFVVCESTIGNITETSNEVEIDVIAAVSNSVNITPTATQNLIENQTGTTLNASEGPNAADSREWKYATTSGGPYSSFSPAETSASYTPEFATAGTYYVVCVSDFAGDIKTSNEITINVVEFTNSISPLASQTLIETQIGDDITASESPAADSREWKYATTSGGPYTSFSPAETGSVYAPQFATADTYYVVCESTIDGITITSDEVEVIVVEFTNEITPATTQHLLVNEAGDELTVTESPVVDSREWKFAISSGGPYTSFSPAETAETYTPLFATADTYYVVCESTIDGITITSDEVEIVVDETSSIATENNEFVKIFSNEGSVMIDLTNSNLDNATVQVVSIEGKLITSNNLKSNQMNIISVHTEKGIYLVTVTNGNEVYRGKVFID is encoded by the coding sequence ATGAGAATAAAATTTTTAAAAACTACTACTTTATTGCTAGGATTAGGTCTTAGTATGTTGTCTTTTTCCCAGACACAAATTGGAAACTCCAATTTTGAAACATGGGGAGGAGTTGGATCGGGTAACGAAAGACCCACTAACTGGAATAACATGATGAATGGAAATATGTGTTTCTTATGTGGTCTAGGTAAACAACAAACTACGTGGAGAGAATCAACAGAAATTCGACCAGGAACTTCTGGTCAATACAGTGTCAAAATTAAATCAGGGAGTTACGCAGGTAAAACAATAAACGGAAACATGACACTTGGTGAATTAGTAGCTCCAAATACTGAACCCTTGGATGGTTATACTACAACAAAAAGAGCCAATGCCACTTTTAATGAACCATTTACAGGAAAACCAGACAGCCTAGTTATGTGGGTAAAATATTCTGTTACAAACAATCAGGATAGTGCTCGTGTATCAGCTACTATACACGGAGATTATGACTACCGAGATCCTGCCAATTCAGGTTCTCTACCATATACTGTGGCTAGAGCTGTTAAAAATTTCCAAACAGGAAATGTTTGGAAACGTTTATCTATTCCATTTAACTATGTTGGTCCAGCAACTACTCCATACTATATACTTGTAAATATTGCATCAAGCTATGCTCCAGGTGTAGGTGTTGTAGGTGCTACTCTTTTTGCAGATGATTTGGAATTAATTTATAATCCACCTATTGTTGTAAAAAGTCCAAGTGTTCAAAACTTAATAGAAAATCAAGTTGGAACTACATTAACGGAATTGGAAATATCTCATGTTTATGGAACTGCTACCTCAAGAGAATGGAAATATGCAACTACTTCTGGTGGTCCTTACACTTCTTTTTCACCAACAGAAACTGGTGCTACTTATACGCCACAATTTGCAACTGAAGGTACGTATTATGTAGTGTGCGTAGGTAATTTTGGGGGAACTGAATATACTTCCAATGAAGTACAAATCAATGTCGTTCCTTTCTCTAATTCTATTGCTCCAACACTTACTCAAAATTTAGAAGAAAATGAGTTGGGAGATGATTTAACTGTAACTGAAACTCCTACAGCAAATTCAAGAGAATGGAAATATGCAACTACTTCTGGTGGTCCTTACACATCGTTCTCACCTTCACAAATGGGAACTATTTACACCCCTATGTTTGTATCCGCTGGTACATATTTCGTAGTGTGTGAATCTACTATTGGAAATATTACTGAAACTTCCAATGAAGTTGAAATAGATGTTATTGCTGCTGTTTCAAATTCTGTAAATATCACACCAACTGCTACTCAAAATTTAATAGAGAATCAAACTGGTACAACATTAAACGCAAGTGAAGGCCCTAATGCTGCAGATTCTAGAGAATGGAAATATGCTACTACTTCTGGTGGTCCATACTCTTCTTTCTCTCCTGCAGAAACAAGTGCGTCTTATACTCCAGAATTTGCAACTGCCGGCACATACTATGTAGTTTGTGTTTCTGACTTTGCTGGAGATATAAAAACATCCAATGAAATAACTATCAATGTGGTAGAGTTTACTAATTCTATTTCACCTCTTGCTTCTCAAACGTTAATTGAAACTCAAATAGGTGATGATATCACAGCAAGTGAATCTCCTGCTGCTGATTCAAGAGAATGGAAATACGCTACCACTTCTGGTGGTCCTTATACTTCTTTCTCTCCAGCAGAAACAGGATCTGTATATGCTCCACAGTTCGCAACTGCTGATACATACTATGTAGTTTGTGAATCTACTATTGATGGTATTACCATCACATCAGATGAGGTAGAAGTTATTGTGGTTGAATTTACAAATGAGATTACTCCTGCTACAACTCAACACTTATTAGTAAATGAAGCTGGAGATGAACTAACAGTAACAGAATCTCCTGTTGTTGATTCTAGAGAATGGAAATTCGCCATTTCTTCTGGAGGACCTTATACTTCATTCTCTCCTGCTGAAACAGCTGAAACTTATACTCCATTGTTTGCAACTGCTGATACATACTACGTTGTTTGTGAATCTACTATTGATGGAATTACCATCACATCAGATGAGGTAGAAATAGTTGTAGATGAAACATCTAGTATTGCTACTGAAAACAATGAATTTGTAAAGATATTCAGTAATGAAGGTTCTGTAATGATTGATTTAACAAATAGCAACCTTGATAATGCTACTGTACAAGTTGTTAGTATTGAAGGTAAATTAATTACTTCTAATAACTTGAAATCAAATCAGATGAATATTATCTCCGTACATACTGAAAAAGGTATCTACTTAGTTACTGTCACAAATGGTAATGAAGTTTACAGAGGAAAAGTATTTATTGATTAA
- a CDS encoding urea transporter, translating to MKAPVSPISKNRFLLQPILNGIGQIMLQENRLSGILILTGICYGSLVMGGALLVGTIVASFTAKFLSFDSEKLTQGIYGFNGALVGAGLAFFVQNSFLLWLIIIAGAWIATVIQQLFIKRNIPVFTLPFVMVTWMVLYFYSAFSSESLQTSTTMVEYTTSEFILYPIRGFSQIIFQDNLIAGGVILLAIIISSPIAGIIGLIISILSGILAYAIGIPMETIGLGLTSYNAILSTIVFAGSKIKDMMWVITAVLLTLIFSFTMFRLGWTQLTFPFVAGSCLTLAIKWMVEKK from the coding sequence ATGAAAGCTCCCGTATCTCCTATTTCCAAAAATCGTTTTTTGCTACAGCCTATTCTCAATGGAATCGGACAAATCATGTTGCAAGAAAACCGATTATCAGGGATATTGATACTTACAGGAATCTGCTATGGCTCACTCGTAATGGGTGGAGCCTTATTAGTTGGAACTATTGTAGCCTCATTTACTGCCAAATTTTTATCATTTGACTCCGAAAAATTAACACAAGGAATATACGGTTTTAATGGAGCCTTAGTCGGTGCAGGACTAGCATTCTTCGTGCAAAATTCTTTTTTACTTTGGCTAATAATTATCGCTGGAGCATGGATTGCTACTGTTATTCAACAATTATTCATCAAACGTAATATTCCTGTCTTTACGCTTCCATTTGTAATGGTAACATGGATGGTTTTGTATTTTTATTCTGCTTTTTCGAGTGAATCTTTACAGACTTCAACAACTATGGTAGAATATACTACTTCGGAGTTTATCCTCTACCCCATTCGAGGCTTTTCTCAGATTATTTTTCAAGACAATTTAATAGCTGGAGGAGTCATTCTCCTTGCAATTATAATTAGTTCTCCTATTGCAGGAATAATAGGTCTTATTATTTCCATACTATCAGGCATTCTTGCGTATGCTATTGGTATTCCTATGGAAACAATTGGCTTAGGTTTGACAAGTTACAATGCCATTTTAAGTACTATTGTATTCGCAGGAAGTAAAATAAAGGACATGATGTGGGTCATAACAGCAGTGCTTCTAACACTTATATTCAGCTTCACAATGTTTCGTTTAGGTTGGACACAGTTGACTTTCCCATTTGTAGCAGGTTCTTGTTTAACACTTGCTATTAAATGGATGGTAGAGAAAAAATAA
- a CDS encoding DUF1343 domain-containing protein, giving the protein MYTLRLFLKSFFVFFLFSCNNHLPAQKDLDKTYTKENNYQIDVKNVKKNVPIQVGAEQLTTILNLVKDKKVAVVGNQTSRVERTHLVDTLLSLKVNIIKVFSPEHGFRGIADAGEKVSSDKDDKTGLPIISLYGNNKKPTAEQLKGIDILLFDLQDVGVRFYTYISTMHYVMEAAAENNVSVVILDRPNPNGSYMDGPIRQKGFESFIGVDPIPVVHGMTVGELAMMMNGERWLKDSVQCNLTVIPCLNYHRDMRYSLPVPPSPNLRSDESIKLYPSLCFFEGTVLSVGRGTETPFEIYGHPGLKGKDGYTYSFTPVASFGSKQPLLENQLCYGENLHDYANGNQIHQLELKWLINAYKALNMKNFFKPKTFDILAGTDELRKQIESGLSEEEIRASWKEGLEEFAKQREKYLLYK; this is encoded by the coding sequence ATGTACACATTACGTCTATTCTTAAAAAGTTTTTTTGTTTTTTTCCTATTTTCTTGCAATAACCATCTTCCCGCACAAAAAGATTTAGATAAGACATATACCAAGGAAAATAATTATCAAATTGATGTCAAAAACGTTAAGAAAAATGTTCCTATACAAGTTGGTGCAGAACAACTTACTACCATCCTTAATTTGGTTAAAGATAAAAAGGTAGCTGTTGTTGGAAATCAAACAAGTAGGGTTGAAAGAACTCATCTGGTTGATACTTTACTGAGTTTGAAAGTAAATATTATAAAAGTATTTTCTCCCGAACATGGATTTAGAGGAATAGCAGACGCAGGTGAAAAGGTAAGTTCGGATAAAGATGATAAAACAGGTCTTCCTATTATTTCACTATATGGAAATAATAAAAAGCCTACGGCAGAACAGTTAAAAGGCATCGATATCTTACTTTTTGATTTACAAGATGTAGGTGTTCGTTTCTACACGTATATTTCTACAATGCACTATGTGATGGAAGCTGCGGCTGAAAACAATGTTTCTGTGGTGATTTTAGATAGACCAAATCCTAATGGTAGCTATATGGATGGACCTATTCGGCAGAAAGGTTTTGAATCTTTTATTGGAGTTGATCCTATTCCGGTAGTTCATGGGATGACTGTAGGAGAATTGGCAATGATGATGAATGGTGAAAGATGGTTGAAAGATAGTGTTCAGTGCAATTTGACTGTAATTCCTTGTTTAAACTACCATAGAGATATGCGATATTCACTTCCCGTTCCTCCTTCACCAAATTTGCGTAGCGATGAATCTATTAAGTTGTATCCCAGCTTATGCTTTTTTGAAGGGACAGTGTTGAGCGTGGGTAGGGGAACAGAGACTCCTTTTGAAATTTATGGCCATCCTGGATTAAAAGGAAAAGATGGATATACTTATTCATTTACGCCTGTAGCTAGTTTTGGCTCTAAGCAACCTCTACTCGAAAATCAATTGTGCTACGGTGAAAATTTGCATGATTACGCGAATGGCAATCAAATCCATCAATTAGAGTTAAAGTGGTTGATAAATGCATACAAAGCATTAAACATGAAAAACTTCTTTAAGCCTAAGACTTTTGATATTTTGGCTGGGACAGATGAACTTAGAAAGCAAATCGAAAGTGGATTGAGTGAGGAAGAAATTCGCGCTTCTTGGAAGGAAGGTTTGGAAGAATTTGCTAAACAACGTGAGAAGTATTTGCTTTATAAATAG
- a CDS encoding LemA family protein, giving the protein MKKALIIGAILVILIIFVSSVFIIPYNNMVNMEENVTKQWSQVENVYQRRADLIPNLVATVKGYAEHEKSTLEGVVSARAKATSINISADNLSEESIEKYQAAQGELSQALGKLLMIQENYPELKANENFRDLQAQLEGTENRITVERMKFNEEAQKYNTYIRSFPKNMIAGMFGFEKKPYFKAKEGADEAPTVQF; this is encoded by the coding sequence ATGAAAAAAGCATTAATCATCGGAGCTATTTTAGTTATCTTAATCATCTTCGTTTCAAGTGTATTTATCATACCTTACAACAATATGGTGAATATGGAAGAAAATGTCACAAAACAATGGTCACAAGTTGAAAACGTATATCAAAGACGAGCAGATCTAATTCCAAACCTTGTAGCTACTGTTAAAGGATATGCTGAACATGAAAAATCAACTTTAGAAGGAGTTGTTTCTGCTAGGGCTAAAGCGACATCTATCAACATAAGTGCGGATAATTTATCTGAAGAAAGTATCGAAAAATATCAAGCAGCACAAGGTGAACTTTCCCAAGCATTAGGAAAATTACTCATGATTCAAGAAAATTATCCAGAATTGAAGGCAAATGAAAATTTTAGAGATCTACAAGCTCAGTTAGAAGGGACGGAAAATAGAATTACTGTAGAAAGAATGAAATTTAACGAAGAAGCTCAGAAATATAACACGTACATTCGTTCATTCCCTAAAAACATGATTGCAGGAATGTTTGGCTTTGAAAAGAAACCTTATTTTAAAGCAAAAGAAGGAGCAGATGAAGCTCCAACTGTTCAATTCTAA
- a CDS encoding nucleoside-diphosphate kinase has product MAGNRTFTMIKPDAVRAGNIGNILQMMTDGGFKIVAMKYRHLTVDQAKEFYAVHKERPFYGELVEFMSSGPIVAAILEKDNAVEDFRKLIGATNPAEAAEGTIRKKYASSVGENAVHGSDSDENAKIEGDFHFASSEVFA; this is encoded by the coding sequence ATGGCAGGAAACAGAACTTTTACAATGATTAAACCAGACGCTGTGAGAGCTGGTAATATTGGAAACATTCTTCAAATGATGACAGATGGAGGATTTAAAATCGTAGCAATGAAATACAGACACTTAACTGTAGATCAAGCGAAAGAATTTTATGCAGTACATAAAGAACGTCCTTTTTACGGTGAGTTAGTTGAATTCATGTCTTCTGGACCTATCGTTGCTGCTATTTTAGAAAAAGATAATGCTGTTGAAGATTTCCGTAAACTAATCGGAGCTACTAATCCAGCTGAAGCTGCTGAAGGAACTATTCGTAAGAAATATGCTTCTTCTGTTGGTGAAAACGCAGTTCATGGATCAGATTCTGATGAAAATGCAAAGATTGAAGGAGATTTTCACTTTGCTTCAAGTGAAGTTTTCGCATAA
- a CDS encoding DUF3820 family protein — MTENQQELIELANTKMPFGKFKGLFLIDIPEPYYVWYRQKGFPKGKLGNQMQIIYEIKVNGLEHLIRPLKQSK, encoded by the coding sequence ATGACGGAAAACCAACAAGAACTCATAGAATTAGCAAATACAAAAATGCCCTTTGGAAAATTCAAAGGGCTTTTTTTAATTGATATTCCTGAACCCTATTATGTTTGGTATCGTCAGAAAGGATTTCCAAAAGGAAAACTAGGCAATCAGATGCAAATTATCTATGAAATCAAAGTAAATGGTTTAGAACATCTCATTCGCCCCCTCAAACAAAGCAAATGA
- a CDS encoding FtsX-like permease family protein, which translates to MNKIYYIAQKIHKGKDEDTKVSQPIVRIARWSIILAVSINIITLAVVKGFQNKVQAKVIGFGSHATIVKAGENSTFETSPIVYDDSLIKQVENIAGIQEIYPFAYKPALIQSNPDTNRYTIHGIDTFQVQQEIHGIIVKGIGKNYDWSFFQENLVEGVLPNVEDTISHKEILVSSIIAKKLGIKLNEKVNIFFVKSVPIKLKFTVIGIFKTGLQEFDEQMILGDIRDVQQLNDWGIKTAIRISDTIAPHGQLIIYSETNGGNGNYRYDWGKGWENNYGFTYCDIKDTVIRLITSDYYNFIDGYGEENSIPDTAYLKITIEGNKYLPCYPEKIIDGELQKEFLNESGTHFAISMKGGKKVIFEYIDGKGSAHNYVGGYEIKVNQIQHLDEVINNVKRTIYFENPNAKTQYQVQSIKEAQRDIFLWLDFLDLNVIIILVLMLLIGTINMSSGLLVLIITKTQLIGLLKAIGTNNWDVRKLFLYQAMFIVLRGIIIGNVIGIGLAILQQHFSIIPLNPEVYYLDTVPIEINYWEILLLNLGTFVLCIAALVIPSYVVTKISPIKALKFD; encoded by the coding sequence GTGAATAAGATTTATTACATAGCTCAAAAAATCCATAAAGGAAAAGACGAAGATACGAAAGTTTCACAACCTATCGTACGTATTGCCCGTTGGAGTATTATTTTAGCTGTATCTATTAATATCATAACATTAGCTGTTGTTAAAGGTTTTCAAAACAAAGTACAAGCCAAAGTTATCGGCTTTGGATCACATGCAACAATTGTGAAAGCAGGAGAAAATTCCACCTTTGAAACTTCGCCCATTGTATATGATGATTCACTAATAAAACAAGTTGAAAACATAGCAGGAATCCAAGAAATATATCCTTTTGCATACAAACCGGCACTTATCCAGTCAAATCCAGACACAAATAGATATACCATTCATGGAATTGACACCTTTCAAGTGCAACAAGAAATTCATGGAATTATAGTCAAGGGAATTGGAAAAAATTACGATTGGTCTTTCTTTCAGGAGAATTTAGTGGAAGGCGTTTTACCCAATGTAGAAGATACCATTTCACATAAAGAAATCCTTGTGTCATCTATCATAGCAAAAAAATTAGGAATAAAACTAAATGAAAAAGTGAACATCTTCTTTGTAAAATCTGTCCCTATTAAATTAAAGTTTACAGTTATTGGAATATTCAAAACAGGTTTACAAGAATTTGACGAACAAATGATTTTAGGAGATATCCGAGACGTGCAACAACTCAACGATTGGGGAATTAAAACTGCCATTCGTATATCAGATACCATTGCACCACATGGACAACTCATTATTTATTCAGAAACCAATGGAGGGAATGGGAATTATCGCTATGATTGGGGAAAGGGTTGGGAAAATAATTATGGCTTTACCTACTGTGATATAAAGGATACCGTAATACGGTTAATTACATCGGATTATTATAATTTCATTGATGGATATGGAGAAGAAAATAGTATTCCTGACACAGCCTATCTAAAAATCACTATCGAAGGAAACAAATATCTCCCATGCTATCCTGAAAAAATAATTGATGGAGAACTTCAAAAAGAATTTCTCAATGAATCAGGAACTCATTTTGCCATTTCTATGAAAGGAGGTAAGAAAGTTATATTTGAATACATAGATGGCAAAGGAAGTGCTCATAATTACGTGGGAGGTTATGAAATAAAAGTAAATCAAATCCAACACCTCGATGAGGTTATAAATAATGTGAAAAGAACAATTTACTTTGAAAATCCAAATGCAAAAACCCAATACCAAGTGCAATCTATCAAAGAAGCACAACGTGACATTTTCTTATGGTTAGATTTTCTTGATTTAAACGTAATTATCATTTTAGTACTTATGCTTCTTATCGGGACAATCAATATGAGTTCAGGTCTGCTCGTACTAATCATTACTAAAACACAGCTCATTGGTTTATTAAAAGCTATAGGGACTAATAATTGGGATGTACGTAAACTGTTTCTTTATCAAGCCATGTTCATTGTTTTAAGAGGTATTATTATTGGTAATGTCATTGGTATAGGTTTGGCAATCTTACAGCAACATTTTTCAATAATCCCACTCAATCCGGAAGTTTATTATTTAGATACAGTTCCCATCGAAATTAATTATTGGGAAATTCTTTTGCTAAATCTTGGAACTTTTGTATTATGTATTGCTGCATTGGTGATACCATCTTATGTTGTTACTAAAATTTCTCCTATCAAAGCATTAAAATTTGATTAA
- the ribD gene encoding bifunctional diaminohydroxyphosphoribosylaminopyrimidine deaminase/5-amino-6-(5-phosphoribosylamino)uracil reductase RibD — protein MNEQEIKDIQYMHRALQLAEFGGVQVAPNPMVGAVIVCDDKIIGEGYHQKYGEAHAEVHAVQSVKDISLLSQATIYVTLEPCAHHGKTPPCADLIVRHHFKRVVVACRDINPKVSGKGIQHIKDAGIEVTEGILEKEARELNKRFFTFHGKGRPFVILKWAETQDGFMDRLPEDRKEGINWITHSRMKLYVHTWRSKEQAIIVGWKTINNDNPQLNVRKIAGSSPLRFIIDPHGKSNPDATVFKDGNPTFVFTTKTSLPDLPSTVETITLPIINSLTILHELYKRNILSVFIEGGKQTLEHFIEEDYWDEAYQLIGNTTFTRGVPAPTLKNRIFITFESVENDFIQYFIHI, from the coding sequence ATGAATGAGCAAGAGATAAAAGACATTCAATATATGCACCGAGCACTACAATTAGCAGAATTTGGAGGTGTTCAAGTTGCTCCAAACCCAATGGTAGGTGCTGTAATTGTATGTGATGATAAAATTATTGGAGAAGGATATCATCAAAAGTATGGAGAGGCTCATGCGGAGGTTCATGCGGTTCAATCGGTAAAAGATATTTCACTACTTTCTCAAGCTACGATATATGTAACACTAGAACCTTGTGCGCACCACGGAAAAACTCCTCCATGTGCAGATTTAATCGTTCGTCATCATTTTAAACGAGTAGTTGTAGCCTGTAGGGACATTAACCCAAAAGTTTCAGGAAAAGGAATACAACATATCAAAGATGCAGGGATTGAGGTTACAGAAGGTATTTTGGAAAAAGAGGCAAGAGAACTCAACAAGCGATTTTTTACATTTCATGGAAAAGGAAGACCTTTTGTGATTCTTAAATGGGCTGAAACTCAAGATGGGTTTATGGATAGACTTCCAGAAGATAGAAAAGAAGGCATTAATTGGATTACACATTCACGTATGAAATTATATGTGCATACATGGAGAAGTAAAGAGCAGGCAATAATCGTTGGATGGAAAACAATTAACAATGACAACCCACAATTAAATGTACGAAAAATAGCAGGGTCTTCCCCCTTGCGTTTTATCATAGATCCACACGGAAAGTCAAATCCAGATGCAACAGTTTTTAAAGATGGAAATCCAACATTTGTCTTCACTACTAAAACTTCCTTACCTGACTTACCTAGTACGGTAGAAACAATTACACTTCCTATCATTAATTCACTAACTATCTTACACGAATTATATAAAAGAAATATACTCTCCGTATTTATTGAAGGAGGAAAGCAAACCTTAGAACATTTTATTGAAGAGGATTATTGGGATGAAGCCTATCAACTTATAGGAAATACAACTTTTACTAGAGGAGTTCCAGCGCCTACTTTAAAGAATAGAATATTTATAACTTTTGAATCTGTAGAAAATGATTTTATTCAATATTTCATACATATATAG